A genomic region of Ammospiza nelsoni isolate bAmmNel1 chromosome 3, bAmmNel1.pri, whole genome shotgun sequence contains the following coding sequences:
- the HBS1L gene encoding HBS1-like protein isoform X2, which yields MSRHRNVRGYNYDEDFEDDDVYGQSVEDDYCISPSTAAQFIYSRRDKPATFAEPLDEEYGYEGTDAAADGFTPTHQLTEVDRARLNSCLDQMREVLAESIPEQTMVQAVLDAKFDVQKALDLVLSQGSKQNVKTKNKDAVILAKTTKGDLHCCPEMCVDTDSFSCGVDSFADNTNKPGFGNLTDKSDSALYSLTTNFEKSNITSCGRKGLKSSSPVLSSVFSDDLCKGSFCAPLNKQAEKQLPETANAVSLVPDSQDVYSRIGNNPLKYKETQDLKSLLMQNVVCDSLSPEHSIPFFSSKTSDCNSSASFYSPPCLGSALGNLTLDNEVSHTINKKNELENFSSAALPVLRSGSTSLADLLQEHQESSASHCYSLADLFTQSTASLTDRKLGTSSLSQLVSQPQTSGGMPELTGSLSSLALSEVCPVKEVENLSLSDLIAETIEIDKTQQRTDLSMHNVIESRPSQGTNIDLSVLVKSAGVSTEKSVAGRSNTLSPEMKLVKEKQGKGSGFAKANRKPKKGHGGLKRQDLSLSWIKALRARPSAFALTLCLRYPPKGYKRRAVGLHKTFLYSRQVQDVKPKETGPTIAITPFDFKTASPDDIVKANQRKAFTRQ from the exons ACTTTGAAGATGATGATGTGTACGGCCAATCAGTAGAAGATGATTATTGCATTTCTCCTTCAACAG CAGCTCAGTTTATTTACTCCAGACGAGACAAACCAGCCACATTTGCTGAGCCATTAGATGAAGAATATGGCTACGAAGGtactgatgctgctgctgatggtTTTACACCCACTCATCAGTTGACTGAAGTTGATAGAG CCCGTCTTAATTCATGCCTTGATCAAATGAGAGAAGTTTTGGCAGAGTCCATACCAGAGCAAACAATGGTGCAAGCAGTCCTGGATGCTAAATTTGATGTACAAAAGGCTTTGGATCTTGTGCTTTCACAAGGCAGTAAGCAAAATGTGAAGACCAAGAATAAGGATGCTGTGATTTTAGCAAAGACTACAAAAG GAGACTTACATTGTTGTCCAGAAATGTGTGTCGATACAGACAGTTTCTCTTGTGGCGTAGACAGTTTTGCTGACAACACCAACAAACCTGGGTTTGGAAACTTGACAGACAAAAGTGATTCGGCTCTTTATTCTTTAACtacaaattttgaaaaatccaATATAACTTCATGTGGAAGGAAAGGATTGAAATCCTCTTCACCTGTTCTGTCATCTGTTTTCAGTGATGATTTGTGTAAAGGATCATTTTGTGCCCCTTTGAATAAACAAGCAGAGAAGCAACTACCAGAAACTGCTAATGCAGTAAGTTTGGTTCCTGACAGTCAAGATGTTTACTCTAGGATAGGAAATAACCCATTGAAGTACAAGGAAACACAGGACTTGAAATCCTTGCTGATGCAGAATGTGGTTTGTGATTCTCTGAGTCCTGAACAcagcattccttttttttcctcaaagacTTCTGATTGTAACAGTAGTGCAAGTTTTTATAGTCCTCCGTGTTTAGGAAGTGCTTTAGGAAACTTGACTCTTGATAATGAAGTCAGTCATActataaataaaaagaatgaaCTTGAAAATTTTTCTTCGGCTGCTTTGCCAGTGTTAAGATCTGGAAGTACATCATTGGCTGACTTGCTTCAGGAGCACCAGGAAAGCAGTGCTAGCCACTGTTACTCTTTGGCTGATCTTTTCACCCAGTCAACAGCAAGTCTCACTGATAGGAAGTTGGGAACCTCATCATTATCACAACTAGTAAGTCAACCCCAAACTTCAGGTGGGATGCCAGAGCTAACAGGATCTTTGTCTTCTCTAGCCCTTTCTGAAGTTTGTCCAGTAAAGGAGGTTGAGAATTTATCACTCTCGGATTTAATAGCAGAGACTATTGAAATAGATAAAACTCAGCAAAGGACGGATTTGTCCATGCACAATGTAATTGAGTCAAGGCCCTCCCAAGGAACCAACATTGATTTAAGTGTCCTTGTAAAAAGTGCAGGTGTATCTACAGAGAAAAGTGTGGCAGGGCGGTCAAATACCTTAAGTCCTGAAATGAAacttgtaaaagaaaaacaaggaaaaggtTCTGGTTTTgccaaagcaaacagaaaacccaAGAAAGGGCATGGTGGTCTTAAGAGGCAGGATTTGTCCCTTTCATGGATCAAGGCGCTGCGTGCAAGACCTTCAGCTTTTGCTTTAACCTTGTGCCTCCGTTATCCTCCCAAAGGATATAAGCGGCGCGCAGTTGGGCTGCACAAAACTTTCCTATACAGTAGACAAGTACAAGATGTAAAACCTAAGGAAACTGGTCCTACAATAGCCATAACACCATTTGACTTCAAAACAGCATCTCCTGATGATATTGTAAAAGCTAACCAAAGAAAAGCTTTTACAAGAcagtaa